In one Acidimicrobiales bacterium genomic region, the following are encoded:
- a CDS encoding response regulator transcription factor, producing the protein MEDDPDLRGPYARRLRSEGHAVDEVDTLEGARTAMMDVDYDCLVFDRLVPDGDSLELLAEMWEAGQRPPILLLSALGDGDERVRGLQAGAADYVPKPVRLDELALRVSNLMVRSTGGSAAPVRLGRVTIDRSRHHVEIEGRTVHLTRQQYSVLDHLVVNRHRLVTTEELLEHCWDCNRHLFANPLHSQITRLRSTFRGHIVFASVRGQGYEMRVISKDDGADDEIASSEAS; encoded by the coding sequence TTGGAAGACGATCCCGACCTGCGTGGCCCCTACGCCCGTCGGTTGCGGTCCGAGGGGCACGCGGTCGACGAGGTCGACACGCTCGAGGGGGCCCGCACGGCGATGATGGACGTCGATTACGACTGCCTGGTCTTCGACCGGTTGGTGCCGGACGGGGACTCGCTCGAGCTCCTGGCCGAGATGTGGGAGGCGGGCCAGCGGCCCCCGATCCTGCTGCTGTCGGCGCTGGGCGACGGTGACGAACGGGTCCGGGGCCTGCAGGCCGGGGCGGCCGACTACGTCCCCAAGCCGGTGCGCCTCGACGAGCTCGCCCTGCGGGTGTCCAACCTCATGGTCCGCTCGACGGGCGGCTCGGCGGCGCCGGTCCGCCTGGGCCGGGTCACCATCGACCGGTCTCGCCACCACGTCGAGATCGAGGGGCGGACAGTGCACCTCACCCGGCAGCAGTACTCGGTGCTCGACCACCTGGTGGTCAACCGGCACCGCCTGGTCACCACCGAGGAGCTGCTGGAGCACTGCTGGGACTGCAACCGGCACCTGTTCGCCAACCCGCTGCACTCGCAGATCACCCGGCTGCGCTCGACGTTCCGGGGTCACATCGTCTTCGCCTCCGTGCGGGGGCAGGGCTACGAGATGCGGGTCATCAGCAAGGACGACGGTGCCGACGACGAGATCGCGTCCAGCGAGGCCTCGTAA
- a CDS encoding HAMP domain-containing sensor histidine kinase yields MITRVRRSAFVALIAVLGVATLVSVAIAQFVGRPDAALMTRFTLAHVAAFLVMGAVALLVARRSTKVVESVFQQEDKLMLAVAHEVRSPLSRMLVALDEGSSGDLVPDAAMKQAMGQGEALAELIDDLLETARVMSGALPMPSEEVRLDEVSTRIVHTGSFGAATVELDLEPHTVVGSPRLMRRAVSNLVRNAAQHAYSAGPGSIRVQVRAGGVVVEDDGPGVPEEKLDALRYETPLKHRTSGLGLGLTGWVAELHGGRLVLANRPDGAGFRAHIELPTQLVGDMSGEGDDVL; encoded by the coding sequence TTGATCACCCGTGTCCGTCGTTCGGCCTTCGTCGCCCTCATCGCCGTCCTCGGGGTGGCCACCTTGGTGAGCGTGGCCATCGCCCAGTTCGTGGGCCGCCCCGACGCCGCCCTGATGACCCGCTTCACGCTGGCCCACGTGGCCGCCTTCCTCGTCATGGGGGCCGTCGCCCTGCTGGTGGCCCGGCGCAGCACCAAGGTGGTCGAGTCGGTCTTCCAGCAGGAGGACAAGCTCATGCTGGCCGTGGCCCACGAGGTGCGCAGCCCCCTGAGCCGCATGCTGGTGGCGTTGGACGAGGGCAGCTCCGGCGACCTGGTGCCCGACGCGGCCATGAAGCAGGCCATGGGCCAGGGCGAGGCCCTGGCCGAGCTCATCGACGACCTGCTGGAGACGGCGCGGGTGATGTCCGGCGCCCTGCCCATGCCGTCCGAGGAGGTGCGGCTGGACGAGGTGTCGACCCGGATCGTCCACACCGGCTCCTTCGGCGCCGCCACCGTGGAGCTCGACCTCGAGCCCCACACGGTGGTCGGTAGCCCCCGGCTCATGCGCCGAGCGGTGAGCAACCTGGTGCGCAACGCCGCCCAGCACGCCTACTCCGCGGGCCCGGGCTCCATCCGGGTCCAGGTCCGGGCCGGTGGGGTGGTCGTCGAGGACGACGGCCCCGGCGTCCCGGAGGAGAAGCTGGACGCCCTGCGCTACGAGACCCCGTTGAAGCATCGAACCTCGGGCCTCGGCCTGGGACTGACCGGGTGGGTGGCCGAGTTGCACGGCGGACGCCTCGTGCTGGCCAACCGACCGGACGGCGCGGGCTTCCGCGCCCACATCGAGCTGCCGACGCAGCTCGTCGGCGACATGTCCGGAGAAGGAGACGACGTCCTGTGA
- a CDS encoding DUF4214 domain-containing protein — translation MAKALVAGGVALVLLPVASTTVGAAQAPPGSGQPRVAEPFELSMVEGELRIRDAEEPLALEQPTTLTGSYDTGDEGTGAISGATFSTPVVSFETEAQGFPVFVDAAFSQVTPGSGTGGIDPDGNVVLNTALTATLDIEVGSPPLIVAECRTTPVNVTLDSVAPYDEVTDRVTLADANFTVPAAPVTPDCPPIVADGINEQLAGSGHSLTLTMEGELMPPEPPGCPSLTDLAAAPPASTLGTAVNLTATVVMDPAFADDELCEDAIGVTPGGFVEFRDGNQVLGTAELNGSGVAAFSVADLPAGVRNLTARYRGLDPYSPSTSDVVTHRVSAPPAIVSDIPENLQIGGPPVEFDVTVTNTGFGSDVINGRLDLAFRRVTGGGNNVGPPNFTLEYLDGVTWVPVVMSGASDAFAAISPSTGAPLPVGESFTRRVRLTVKPTANPAAMNVTFMLTQVDPVTGLPAPTLNPSAATVAQSVVRTHLVNVPRRTTAVNVSGLRPHTVRQGQTVRVHGITTTPGTVNGLRPSGTFEVLLDGVPVPVRTDATVPELGYQPTVPAGINTQNAEFVVPINGATGTRTITVRYSGDRFFLPAQWTNTISVLASRGVTYTCKEVTPFFTDRFTVNVEANVSLPSAVASGTEVDLDQLDVTLYTDRGNSVDAFGVFFSASNPVLPPGSTDPGIRSMDFGFSGGGGTSTSVTFANSTLMTDATRPVDPNPDQVVGFEGETGSVTIEGAPGEVVPVSLEAVGLTAFIGGDLSVDCTPLGGALVLGQVTVAGTTLTVEAPDPTRAGDEVTLNASVAPVGAVGTVEFRDGTETIGVRQLGTGGTASMITDSLEAGTHTLTARFFGNLGSISTTSEPVELVVLTEFDCQPFAIEGDGAVVRLVYIELLHRCPDQAGFDYWVGRLAGGTSPEAFAAAISNTDEAQGRLVAKAYQMMLGRDPEAAGQAYWVGRLQGGDRYDHLLAALAGEDEFWVQAGSTNEGFVTRLYDRVLERAPDAEGLAYWVARLEAGRNRGQVARSFTTQVEPRERLVIGAYQEILDRPPSPAELADATDELGINGDLAALYAQLIGTPEFDTRAQGFPTF, via the coding sequence GTGGCCAAGGCTCTGGTGGCCGGAGGGGTGGCACTCGTGCTCCTCCCGGTCGCCTCCACGACGGTGGGTGCCGCCCAGGCTCCCCCCGGTTCGGGGCAGCCCCGGGTCGCCGAGCCCTTCGAGCTCTCCATGGTGGAGGGTGAGCTGCGGATCCGGGATGCCGAGGAGCCCCTGGCCCTCGAGCAGCCCACCACCCTGACCGGCAGCTACGACACCGGCGACGAGGGCACCGGGGCCATCTCCGGCGCCACCTTCAGCACGCCGGTGGTGTCCTTCGAGACCGAGGCTCAGGGTTTCCCGGTCTTCGTCGACGCCGCCTTCTCCCAGGTGACCCCCGGTTCCGGGACCGGAGGCATCGACCCCGACGGCAACGTCGTGCTCAACACGGCCCTGACCGCCACGCTCGACATCGAGGTGGGCTCCCCGCCCCTCATCGTGGCCGAGTGCCGGACCACCCCGGTGAACGTCACCCTGGACTCGGTGGCGCCCTATGACGAGGTCACCGATCGGGTCACCCTGGCCGACGCCAACTTCACCGTGCCGGCGGCACCGGTGACGCCGGACTGCCCGCCGATCGTGGCCGACGGCATCAACGAGCAGCTGGCCGGATCCGGCCACTCGCTGACCCTGACCATGGAGGGCGAGCTGATGCCGCCTGAGCCGCCCGGGTGCCCCTCGCTCACCGACTTGGCCGCAGCCCCGCCGGCATCGACCCTCGGCACCGCGGTCAACCTGACGGCCACCGTGGTCATGGACCCCGCCTTCGCCGACGACGAGCTCTGCGAGGATGCCATCGGCGTCACGCCCGGCGGCTTCGTCGAGTTCCGTGACGGCAACCAGGTGCTGGGCACCGCCGAGCTCAACGGCTCCGGCGTGGCCGCCTTCTCCGTGGCGGATCTGCCCGCCGGCGTGCGCAACCTGACCGCCCGCTACCGCGGGCTGGACCCCTACAGCCCCTCGACCTCGGACGTGGTCACCCACCGGGTCTCGGCGCCCCCAGCCATCGTGTCGGACATCCCCGAGAACCTGCAGATCGGGGGCCCGCCGGTGGAGTTCGACGTCACCGTGACCAACACCGGCTTCGGCTCCGACGTCATCAACGGCCGCCTGGACCTCGCCTTCCGGCGGGTGACCGGTGGCGGCAACAACGTCGGCCCGCCCAACTTCACCCTGGAGTATCTGGACGGCGTCACCTGGGTGCCGGTGGTCATGTCGGGGGCCTCCGACGCCTTCGCCGCCATCAGCCCGTCGACCGGTGCGCCGCTGCCGGTGGGGGAGAGCTTCACCCGCCGGGTCCGCCTCACCGTGAAGCCCACGGCCAACCCGGCAGCCATGAACGTGACGTTCATGCTGACCCAGGTCGATCCCGTGACGGGCCTCCCGGCGCCGACGCTGAACCCCTCGGCGGCCACCGTGGCCCAGTCCGTGGTGCGGACGCACCTGGTGAACGTGCCCCGGCGGACCACCGCCGTGAACGTGTCCGGGCTGCGCCCTCACACCGTGCGCCAGGGCCAGACCGTGCGGGTCCACGGCATCACCACCACGCCTGGCACGGTCAACGGCCTGCGGCCGTCCGGGACCTTCGAGGTGCTGCTCGACGGGGTGCCGGTGCCGGTGCGCACCGACGCCACCGTGCCCGAGCTGGGGTACCAGCCGACCGTGCCCGCCGGCATCAACACGCAGAACGCCGAGTTCGTCGTGCCCATCAACGGGGCCACGGGGACCAGGACCATCACCGTGCGCTACTCCGGTGACCGCTTCTTCCTACCCGCGCAGTGGACCAACACCATCAGCGTGTTGGCCTCCCGGGGCGTGACCTACACCTGCAAGGAGGTCACGCCGTTCTTCACCGACCGCTTCACGGTCAACGTCGAAGCCAACGTCAGCCTCCCCTCGGCGGTGGCGTCGGGCACCGAGGTGGACCTCGACCAGCTGGACGTCACCCTCTACACCGACCGGGGCAACAGCGTGGACGCCTTCGGCGTCTTCTTCTCGGCGAGCAACCCGGTCCTCCCCCCCGGGTCCACGGATCCCGGCATCCGGAGCATGGACTTCGGCTTCAGCGGGGGCGGTGGCACGTCGACCTCGGTGACGTTCGCCAACAGCACGTTGATGACCGACGCCACGCGCCCCGTCGATCCCAACCCCGACCAGGTGGTCGGGTTCGAGGGGGAGACCGGGTCGGTGACCATCGAGGGCGCCCCCGGCGAGGTCGTCCCCGTCAGCCTCGAGGCGGTCGGCCTCACGGCGTTCATCGGTGGCGACCTGAGCGTCGACTGCACGCCCCTCGGCGGTGCCCTGGTGCTCGGCCAGGTCACCGTGGCCGGGACGACCCTCACCGTCGAGGCCCCTGACCCCACCCGTGCCGGTGACGAGGTCACCCTGAACGCCTCCGTGGCACCGGTCGGAGCGGTGGGCACCGTCGAGTTCCGGGACGGGACCGAGACCATCGGTGTGCGCCAGCTGGGGACCGGCGGCACGGCATCGATGATCACCGACAGCCTGGAGGCGGGCACTCACACCCTGACCGCCCGCTTCTTCGGCAACCTCGGGTCGATCTCGACCACCTCGGAGCCCGTCGAGCTGGTGGTGCTGACCGAGTTCGACTGCCAGCCCTTCGCCATCGAGGGGGACGGCGCGGTGGTGCGTCTCGTCTACATCGAGCTCCTCCACCGCTGCCCGGACCAGGCTGGCTTCGACTACTGGGTCGGTCGTCTGGCCGGAGGGACGTCACCCGAGGCGTTCGCGGCGGCGATCTCGAACACGGACGAGGCCCAGGGCCGCCTGGTGGCCAAGGCGTATCAGATGATGCTGGGCCGGGATCCGGAAGCCGCTGGGCAGGCCTACTGGGTCGGCCGCCTCCAGGGAGGTGACCGGTACGACCACCTGTTGGCTGCGCTGGCGGGGGAGGACGAGTTCTGGGTCCAGGCCGGTTCCACCAACGAGGGCTTCGTCACCCGGTTGTACGACCGGGTGCTGGAGCGGGCCCCTGATGCCGAGGGCCTGGCCTACTGGGTGGCCCGGCTGGAGGCCGGGAGGAACCGCGGCCAGGTCGCCCGATCGTTCACCACTCAGGTCGAGCCTCGTGAGCGGCTGGTCATCGGCGCCTACCAGGAGATCCTGGATCGGCCGCCCTCGCCTGCCGAGCTGGCCGACGCCACTGATGAGCTGGGGATCAACGGGGATCTGGCTGCCCTCTACGCCCAGCTGATCGGGACGCCGGAGTTCGACACCCGAGCCCAAGGTTTCCCCACCTTCTAG
- a CDS encoding sensor domain-containing protein, with protein sequence MDVLRDPSARSVRSRPARRLLVGGVAGLLLLTAACSDDDEPKGDGTTTTAASTTAGGSDSSTTTEGGSGRPLNESDLVDSLVEPAAVAEGLEVSDTIGAGDFRPDVCPGQEIEVTWDDQASQSLLRTGGAGTLIVKQSVLAFSSADVADTFVDSMVAAVRACDPSVQIEDVPDVAERTSRFTAAQGGPPTAAGALLRQGSHVAYLEASGAPEVDFNAVVDPELLTQMAELLPE encoded by the coding sequence GTGGACGTGCTGCGCGACCCCTCCGCCCGCTCTGTCCGCTCTCGACCGGCTCGCCGGCTGCTCGTCGGGGGGGTGGCCGGGCTGCTGCTGCTCACGGCGGCGTGCAGCGACGACGACGAGCCCAAGGGGGACGGCACGACGACCACCGCGGCCAGCACCACCGCCGGCGGGTCGGACTCGTCGACCACGACCGAGGGCGGCTCCGGCCGCCCGTTGAACGAGAGCGACCTGGTCGATTCGCTGGTCGAGCCCGCCGCGGTGGCCGAGGGCCTGGAGGTGTCCGACACCATCGGTGCCGGCGACTTCCGCCCCGATGTGTGCCCGGGCCAGGAGATCGAGGTGACCTGGGACGACCAGGCCTCCCAATCCCTGCTGCGCACCGGTGGCGCCGGCACCCTGATCGTCAAGCAGTCGGTGCTGGCCTTCTCCTCGGCCGATGTGGCCGACACCTTCGTCGACTCGATGGTGGCCGCGGTGCGGGCCTGCGACCCCTCGGTGCAGATCGAGGACGTGCCCGACGTGGCCGAGCGGACCTCCCGGTTCACCGCGGCCCAGGGCGGCCCTCCGACGGCCGCCGGTGCCCTGCTGCGCCAGGGGTCCCACGTGGCCTACCTGGAGGCCTCAGGGGCGCCCGAGGTCGACTTCAACGCCGTGGTCGACCCCGAGCTCCTGACCCAGATGGCCGAGCTCCTGCCCGAGTAG
- a CDS encoding SAM-dependent methyltransferase produces MGRGEPARPFSAVVEEALYAPGAGFYETGGQAGRRGDFLTSPEVGPLFGAVLARALDRWWVEQGRPDPFLVDEHGAGPGTLARTVLVAQPACAPALRWTLVERSAAQRRLHPAHLPHVGLLPGGPLGRWAGPGGGPLVASAGASPSRPAHVVLANELLDNLPFDLFEATAEGWAEVRVVGEGPDRDEVLVPAGPDDAATLAALAPDAGPGARAPLERAAGAWVAAVLAGLAPGGRLVVLDYASTTAALAARPVTEWLRTYRGHTRGGPPLAGLGTQDVTVEVCADQVAAAARPPDLDRPQAEALRAWGLDDLVAEGRAAWAARAPGPDLATLRARSRVTEAEALCAPDGLGAFRVLEWAVPAVA; encoded by the coding sequence ATGGGTAGGGGGGAGCCGGCCCGGCCGTTCTCGGCCGTGGTGGAGGAGGCTCTGTACGCCCCGGGCGCCGGGTTCTACGAGACCGGGGGCCAGGCTGGCCGTCGGGGTGACTTCCTGACCAGCCCCGAGGTGGGCCCGCTGTTCGGGGCGGTCCTGGCCCGGGCCCTGGACCGCTGGTGGGTCGAGCAGGGCCGGCCCGACCCGTTCCTGGTCGACGAGCACGGCGCCGGTCCCGGCACCCTGGCCCGCACCGTCCTGGTGGCCCAGCCGGCCTGTGCCCCTGCCCTGCGCTGGACCCTGGTCGAGCGGTCCGCGGCCCAGCGCCGCCTCCACCCCGCCCACCTCCCCCACGTCGGTCTGCTCCCCGGCGGTCCGCTCGGCCGGTGGGCGGGTCCCGGTGGCGGCCCGTTGGTGGCCAGCGCCGGGGCGTCGCCGTCCCGGCCGGCGCACGTGGTGCTGGCCAACGAGCTGCTGGACAACCTGCCCTTCGACCTGTTCGAGGCCACCGCCGAGGGGTGGGCCGAGGTCCGGGTGGTGGGGGAGGGGCCCGACCGGGACGAGGTCCTGGTGCCGGCTGGCCCCGACGATGCCGCCACCTTGGCGGCCCTGGCCCCCGACGCCGGGCCCGGGGCCCGGGCCCCGCTCGAGCGGGCCGCCGGGGCCTGGGTGGCCGCGGTCCTGGCCGGCCTGGCCCCGGGGGGGCGGTTGGTGGTGCTCGACTACGCCTCGACCACCGCGGCCCTGGCGGCGCGTCCGGTGACGGAGTGGCTTCGCACCTACCGGGGCCACACCCGGGGCGGCCCGCCGCTGGCAGGGCTGGGCACCCAGGACGTCACGGTGGAGGTGTGCGCGGACCAGGTCGCCGCCGCGGCCCGCCCCCCGGACCTGGACCGGCCCCAGGCCGAGGCCCTTCGGGCCTGGGGCCTCGACGACTTGGTGGCCGAGGGCCGAGCGGCCTGGGCCGCCCGGGCGCCCGGTCCCGACCTGGCCACCCTCCGAGCCCGCAGCCGCGTGACCGAGGCCGAGGCCCTATGCGCCCCCGATGGCCTGGGGGCCTTCCGGGTCCTGGAGTGGGCCGTCCCCGCGGTCGCCTGA
- a CDS encoding ATP-binding protein, which produces MAPRSRLSQADPIGPAPARPRLLAWVRRSALAVLLALLGLAALASWVAGAVVGRRVIGRSDSDGEAMGDLVVALGLTQLVVFAGLGLLAYAVARRSTRVVEDVFRHEDRLMLAVAHEIRSPLARLLVRLDEGIDGTVPTELAVKEAAIDASTLSELIDDLMEAARVMSGAMVLPSEVVRVDEVVGAVARSHTRGDVRIVVEAPPTTLVGSPRLLRLAVSNLVRNSIRHAYGGRGGVVHIEVTADGVTVTDEGAGIPPERLDELRRDIPRGLRRARSGLGLALAGWVSDVHGGHLELANRAEGGLEAQLVVPVELREAVAEPAGEPPPAGP; this is translated from the coding sequence ATGGCCCCTCGTTCACGGCTCTCCCAGGCCGACCCCATCGGTCCGGCACCCGCCCGACCCCGGCTCCTGGCTTGGGTCCGGCGGTCCGCCCTGGCCGTGCTGCTGGCCCTCCTGGGCCTGGCCGCGCTGGCGTCGTGGGTCGCCGGCGCGGTCGTCGGCCGGCGCGTCATCGGCCGGTCCGACTCCGACGGCGAGGCCATGGGTGACCTGGTCGTGGCCCTCGGCCTGACCCAGCTCGTGGTCTTCGCCGGGCTCGGGCTGCTGGCCTATGCGGTGGCCCGCCGCAGCACCCGGGTGGTCGAGGACGTCTTCCGCCACGAGGACCGTCTGATGCTGGCCGTCGCCCACGAGATCCGCAGCCCGCTGGCCCGGCTGCTGGTGAGGCTGGACGAGGGCATCGACGGGACCGTGCCGACTGAGCTGGCGGTCAAGGAGGCAGCCATCGACGCGTCGACGCTCAGCGAGCTGATCGACGACCTCATGGAGGCGGCCCGGGTGATGTCGGGGGCGATGGTCCTGCCGTCCGAGGTGGTGCGGGTGGACGAGGTCGTCGGCGCGGTGGCCCGGAGCCACACGAGGGGCGACGTGCGCATCGTGGTCGAGGCCCCTCCCACCACCCTGGTCGGCAGCCCGCGCCTCCTGCGGCTGGCGGTGAGCAACCTGGTGCGCAACTCGATCCGCCACGCCTACGGGGGTCGGGGCGGGGTGGTGCACATCGAGGTCACAGCGGACGGCGTGACGGTCACCGACGAGGGCGCGGGGATCCCACCCGAGCGCCTGGACGAGCTGCGGCGTGACATCCCCCGGGGCCTGCGGCGGGCCCGCTCGGGCCTGGGCCTGGCGCTGGCCGGCTGGGTGTCGGACGTCCACGGCGGTCACCTCGAGCTGGCCAACCGGGCCGAGGGTGGTCTGGAGGCTCAGCTGGTGGTGCCCGTCGAGCTGCGGGAGGCTGTGGCCGAGCCCGCCGGCGAGCCGCCGCCGGCCGGCCCCTGA
- a CDS encoding NADH-quinone oxidoreductase subunit N, producing the protein MLPSLLAAAPPFASPTLDWHALAPELVLTGTFVLVLLVDLFTEQHNKWLTSSLCGLGFLGSAVPLLTLAVDGSDRSMFGGAFVVDDFALVMKALFIVAGYLTVLLSTNYIAEGDYWEGEYYTLLLASVLGMSVMASARDLVTMFVALELLSIPAYLLAGWRKRALTGNEAGLKYYLMGVFATAVMLYGMSLVYGGTGTTLLSGIGDQIDGAFGDTPVAALGIVFVLVGFGFKVSAVPFHNWAPDTYEGAPTPITAFLSVASKAAGFVALLELIFVAFYGRDDIYGPLMFVLAAATMTVGNLIALRQTNVVRLFAYSSIAQAGFILAPLAVAGESASTATDAIRAVVIYLLIYTVMNMGAFAVIIAVARKTGSGELGTWGGLFEYAPGLTAVMTVFLFALAGIPPLGGWFAKFQVFRAVVGAGSTAGYVMGVIVAVNSVIALYYYANVAKQMWFETVPDGDRTPVRIPGSIAIALGATVMATLVFGFFPGTVGHLGDVATDLFALAGP; encoded by the coding sequence GTGCTCCCGTCCCTGCTCGCCGCCGCCCCGCCCTTCGCGTCGCCCACGCTGGACTGGCACGCCCTCGCGCCCGAGCTGGTGCTCACCGGCACGTTCGTGCTGGTGCTGCTGGTCGACCTCTTCACCGAGCAGCACAACAAGTGGCTGACGTCGTCCCTGTGCGGCCTCGGCTTCCTGGGCTCGGCCGTCCCGCTGCTCACCCTGGCCGTCGACGGGTCCGACCGGTCGATGTTCGGCGGGGCCTTCGTGGTCGACGACTTCGCCCTGGTGATGAAGGCCCTGTTCATCGTGGCCGGCTACCTCACGGTGCTGCTGTCGACCAACTACATCGCCGAGGGCGACTACTGGGAGGGCGAGTACTACACGCTGCTGCTGGCCTCGGTGCTGGGCATGAGCGTGATGGCCTCGGCCCGGGACCTGGTCACCATGTTCGTGGCCCTGGAGCTGCTGTCCATCCCCGCCTACCTGCTGGCCGGGTGGCGCAAGCGGGCCCTCACCGGCAACGAGGCCGGCCTGAAGTACTACCTGATGGGCGTGTTCGCCACCGCGGTGATGCTGTACGGCATGTCGCTGGTCTACGGCGGCACCGGCACCACGCTGCTCTCGGGCATCGGCGACCAGATCGACGGCGCCTTCGGCGACACCCCGGTGGCGGCCCTGGGCATCGTGTTCGTGCTGGTCGGCTTCGGCTTCAAGGTGTCGGCCGTCCCCTTCCACAACTGGGCCCCCGACACCTACGAGGGGGCGCCCACGCCCATCACCGCCTTCCTGTCGGTGGCGTCCAAGGCGGCCGGCTTCGTGGCCCTGCTGGAGCTCATCTTCGTGGCCTTCTACGGCCGCGACGACATCTACGGGCCCCTGATGTTCGTCCTGGCCGCGGCGACCATGACCGTCGGCAACCTCATCGCCCTGCGCCAGACCAACGTGGTGCGGCTCTTCGCCTACTCCTCCATCGCCCAGGCCGGCTTCATCCTGGCCCCCCTGGCCGTGGCCGGGGAGAGCGCGTCCACCGCCACCGACGCCATCCGGGCCGTGGTCATCTACCTGCTCATCTACACGGTGATGAACATGGGCGCCTTCGCCGTGATCATCGCCGTGGCCCGCAAGACCGGCAGCGGCGAGCTGGGCACCTGGGGGGGCCTGTTCGAGTACGCCCCGGGGCTGACCGCGGTGATGACGGTGTTCCTCTTCGCCCTGGCCGGCATCCCGCCCCTGGGGGGGTGGTTCGCCAAGTTCCAGGTGTTCAGGGCCGTGGTGGGCGCGGGCAGCACCGCCGGCTACGTCATGGGCGTGATCGTCGCCGTGAACTCGGTGATCGCCCTCTACTACTACGCCAACGTGGCCAAGCAGATGTGGTTCGAGACCGTGCCCGACGGCGACCGCACGCCCGTGCGCATCCCCGGCTCCATCGCCATCGCCCTGGGGGCCACGGTGATGGCCACCCTGGTGTTCGGCTTCTTCCCGGGCACCGTCGGCCACCTGGGCGACGTGGCCACCGACCTGTTCGCCCTGGCTGGCCCCTGA
- a CDS encoding NADH-quinone oxidoreductase subunit M, producing MEDLLNGWGLTLTAFVPLVGAVALMVIPRAHEALHKVVALVASLVSFVIAVGVAVSFDYDATRVLQYEVDKSWIDIINSRYIVAVDGMSLPLLLLTVFIVPLVIVYSWNHFPEPHNPKAFLALILILETGMVGTFIAQDLILFFVFFEVVLLPMYFMIGVWGGEQRQYASIKFFLYTLFGSALMIVAFLSLYFLAEGPNGQPLNTFDMRALTEWGGAGLASTTAVLIFGGMFMGFGIKVPMFPFHTWLPDAHTQAPTQGSVILAAVLLKLGTYGFIRVAIPILPEAARDWAPWIGGLAVIGIIYGALGCLAQTDMKRLIAFSSVAHMGYVMLGIATLTDFGINAAIFGMVAHGLITGMLFFIAGSVKDRYHTLEIERLGGLLVQAPRLGWLLGFSCMASLGLPGLAGFWGEFPAILSAYNPGGGSSEELFRVYMVIAAIGTILAAGYLLWLLQRVAFGTPKEEFAEEHVHDMHVTDYIAWVPMVVLILVLGIYPDLVFRVTDGAVIESLSAIGAN from the coding sequence GTGGAAGACCTGCTCAACGGCTGGGGCCTCACCCTCACCGCCTTCGTGCCCCTGGTGGGCGCGGTGGCGCTCATGGTGATCCCCCGGGCCCACGAGGCCCTGCACAAGGTCGTGGCCCTGGTGGCGAGCCTGGTGAGCTTCGTCATCGCCGTCGGGGTGGCGGTGTCCTTCGACTACGACGCCACCAGGGTGCTGCAGTACGAGGTCGACAAGTCGTGGATCGACATCATCAACAGTCGCTACATCGTGGCCGTCGACGGCATGTCGCTCCCGCTGCTGCTGCTGACGGTGTTCATCGTCCCGCTGGTCATCGTCTACTCGTGGAACCACTTCCCCGAGCCCCACAACCCGAAGGCCTTCCTGGCCCTCATCCTCATCCTCGAGACGGGCATGGTGGGCACGTTCATCGCCCAGGACCTCATCCTCTTCTTCGTGTTCTTCGAGGTCGTCCTGCTGCCCATGTACTTCATGATCGGCGTGTGGGGCGGCGAGCAGCGCCAGTACGCGTCCATCAAGTTCTTCCTCTACACGCTGTTCGGCTCGGCCCTGATGATCGTGGCCTTCCTGTCGCTGTACTTCCTGGCCGAGGGGCCGAACGGCCAGCCGCTCAACACCTTCGACATGCGAGCCCTCACCGAGTGGGGCGGCGCCGGCCTGGCCTCGACCACCGCGGTGCTGATCTTCGGCGGCATGTTCATGGGCTTCGGCATCAAGGTGCCCATGTTCCCGTTCCACACCTGGCTGCCCGATGCCCACACCCAGGCCCCCACCCAGGGCTCGGTGATCCTGGCCGCGGTGCTGCTGAAGCTGGGCACCTACGGCTTCATCCGCGTCGCCATCCCCATCCTGCCCGAGGCGGCCCGGGACTGGGCCCCGTGGATCGGCGGCCTGGCCGTCATCGGCATCATCTACGGCGCCCTGGGGTGCCTGGCCCAGACCGACATGAAGCGGCTCATCGCCTTCTCCTCGGTGGCCCACATGGGCTACGTGATGCTGGGCATCGCCACCCTCACCGACTTCGGCATCAACGCCGCCATCTTCGGCATGGTGGCCCACGGCCTCATCACCGGGATGCTGTTCTTCATCGCCGGGTCGGTGAAGGACCGCTACCACACCCTGGAGATCGAGCGCCTGGGCGGCCTCCTGGTCCAGGCCCCCCGCCTGGGGTGGCTGCTGGGCTTCAGCTGCATGGCCAGCCTGGGTCTGCCCGGCCTGGCCGGCTTCTGGGGCGAGTTCCCGGCCATCCTCTCGGCCTACAACCCGGGCGGCGGTTCCTCCGAGGAGCTGTTCCGGGTGTACATGGTGATCGCCGCCATCGGCACCATCCTGGCCGCCGGCTACCTGCTGTGGCTGCTCCAGCGGGTGGCCTTCGGGACGCCCAAGGAGGAGTTCGCCGAGGAGCACGTCCACGACATGCACGTCACCGACTACATCGCCTGGGTCCCCATGGTCGTCCTGATCCTGGTCCTGGGCATCTACCCCGACCTCGTGTTCCGGGTGACCGACGGCGCCGTGATCGAGTCCCTCAGCGCCATCGGCGCCAACTAG